One window of Hydractinia symbiolongicarpus strain clone_291-10 chromosome 3, HSymV2.1, whole genome shotgun sequence genomic DNA carries:
- the LOC130637002 gene encoding uncharacterized protein LOC130637002 — MAGINREVILALLLLDEEEEEDREEPPRNCWVQPWLGNRECLGAFHTIFNEIKNDEKKCRGYIRMNNAQFEYLVGLLSEDLQKQDTNMRNSITPAELVCVALRYLATGETFRSLEFQFRVSRKRISAAVMEVSEAIIKRLGPTFLSTPKTQGEWLDISRKFNERWNFPNGLGALDGKHIVIQQPPNSGSHYRSYKGTDSVVLMALVGPEYEFLYVEVGANGRNSDGGIWDQCNLKKALDSGSLNLPEVCNLPGRNNKVPYVITGDDAFPLKNYLMKPYPQKNLTVNKRIFNYRLSRKRRISENGFGILANRWRIFRRPINLEPEKVSTITMATVALHNWQRSKSSVGKIELPIGLVDRENERGEIIEGAWREHTRTF; from the coding sequence ATGGCAGGAATAAACAGAGAAGTTATTTTAGCTTTACTTTTGTTggacgaagaagaagaggaagatcgTGAAGAACCACCAAGAAATTGCTGGGTGCAACCGTGGCTTGGGAATAGAGAGTGTCTTGGCGCTTTTCATACAATCTTCAACGAAATAAAAAACGATGAGAAGAAATGTAGAGGGTATATACGTATGAATAACGCTCAATTCGAATACCTAGTCGGTCTTCTTTCTGAGGATTTGCAGAAACAAGATACAAATATGAGGAATTCTATCACACCAGCTGAGCTCGTTTGCGTGGCCCTACGTTACTTAGCGACTGGTGAGACTTTCAGGTCTTTAGAATTTCAATTCAGAGTGTCAAGAAAAAGAATTTCAGCAGCTGTTATGGAGGTATCTGAAGCTATCATAAAGAGGTTGGGTCCAACCTTCCTTTCAACTCCGAAAACACAGGGGGAATGGCTAGATATCTCCAGAAAGTTCAATGAGCGTTGGAACTTCCCAAATGGATTAGGTGCTCTCGATGGGAAGCATATCGTCATTCAGCAGCCCCCAAATTCAGGGTCTCATTACCGAAGCTATAAAGGGACAGACAGTGTAGTGCTCATGGCTCTTGTCGGGCCAGAATATGAGTTTCTTTATGTGGAAGTTGGAGCGAACGGTAGAAATTCTGATGGAGGTATATGGGACCAATGTAATTTAAAGAAGGCGCTAGACAGTGGATCGCTAAATTTACCAGAGGTTTGCAATTTACCAGGTCGAAACAACAAAGTGCCGTATGTGATAACAGGAGATGATGCGTTTCCTCTTAAGAATTACCTGATGAAGCCTTATCCACAAAAAAATCTGACAGTAAACAAACGCATCTTCAATTATCGACTGTCACGAAAGAGAAGAATTTCTGAAAACGGATTTGGGATATTGGCAAATCGGTGGCGCATTTTTCGTCGACCTATAAACTTAGAACCAGAAAAGGTTTCTACCATCACAATGGCAACAGTGGCATTGCATAACTGGCAGAGGAGCAAAAGTTCTGTGGGCAAAATTGAGCTACCAATTGGTCTTGTCGACCGAGAGAATGAGCGTGGTGAAATTATCGAAGGTGCTTGGAGAGAACATACTCGAACATTCTAG
- the LOC130637003 gene encoding uncharacterized protein LOC130637003, with translation MAGINREVILALLLLDEEEEEDREEPPRNCWVQPWLGNRECLGAFHTIFNEIKNDEKKCRGYIRMNNAQFEYLVGLLSEDLQKQDTNMRNSITPAELVCVALRYLATGETFRSLEFQFRVSRKRISAAVMEVSEAIIKRLGPTFLSTPKTQGEWLDISRKFNERWNFPNGLGALDGKHIVIQQPPNSGSHYRNYKGTDSVVLMALVGPEYEFLYVEVGANGRNSDGGIWDQCNLKKALDSGSLNLPEVCNLPGRNNKVPYVITGDDAFPLKNYLMKPYPQKNLTVNKRIFNYRLSRKRRISENGFGILANRWRIFRRPINLEPEKVSTITMATVALHNWQRSKSSVGKIELPIGLVDRENERGEIIEGAWREHTRTF, from the coding sequence ATGGCAGGAATAAACAGAGAAGTTATTTTAGCTTTACTTTTGTTggacgaagaagaagaggaagatcgTGAAGAACCACCAAGAAATTGCTGGGTGCAACCGTGGCTTGGGAATAGAGAGTGTCTTGGCGCTTTTCATACAATCTTCAACGAAATAAAAAACGATGAGAAGAAATGTAGAGGGTATATACGTATGAATAACGCTCAATTCGAATACCTAGTCGGTCTTCTTTCTGAGGATTTGCAGAAACAAGATACAAATATGAGGAATTCTATCACACCAGCTGAGCTCGTTTGCGTGGCCCTACGTTACTTAGCGACTGGTGAGACTTTCAGGTCTTTAGAATTTCAATTCAGAGTGTCAAGAAAAAGAATTTCAGCAGCTGTTATGGAGGTATCTGAAGCTATCATAAAGAGGTTGGGTCCAACCTTCCTTTCAACTCCGAAAACACAGGGGGAATGGCTAGATATCTCCAGAAAGTTCAATGAGCGTTGGAACTTCCCAAATGGATTAGGTGCTCTCGATGGGAAGCATATCGTCATTCAGCAGCCCCCAAATTCAGGGTCTCATTACCGAAACTATAAAGGGACAGACAGTGTAGTGCTCATGGCTCTTGTCGGGCCAGAATATGAGTTTCTTTATGTGGAAGTTGGAGCGAACGGTAGAAATTCTGATGGAGGTATATGGGACCAATGTAATTTAAAGAAGGCGCTAGACAGTGGATCGCTAAATTTACCAGAGGTTTGCAATTTACCAGGTCGAAACAACAAAGTGCCGTATGTGATAACAGGAGATGATGCGTTTCCTCTTAAGAATTACCTGATGAAGCCTTATCCACAAAAAAATCTGACAGTAAACAAACGCATCTTCAATTATCGACTGTCACGAAAGAGAAGAATTTCTGAAAACGGATTTGGGATATTGGCAAATCGGTGGCGCATTTTTCGTCGACCTATAAACTTAGAACCAGAAAAGGTTTCTACCATCACAATGGCAACAGTGGCATTGCATAACTGGCAGAGGAGCAAAAGTTCTGTGGGCAAAATTGAGCTACCAATTGGTCTTGTCGACCGAGAGAATGAGCGTGGTGAAATTATCGAAGGTGCTTGGAGAGAACATACTCGAACATTCTAG